Genomic window (Syngnathus typhle isolate RoL2023-S1 ecotype Sweden linkage group LG4, RoL_Styp_1.0, whole genome shotgun sequence):
CAGAGACTTGGTACATGGACGCATTCACACGCATTGTCTAGCTAAGTGCTTCTCAACTGTTGTCACCACTTTGATAGAAGTTTCAGAATTAGTTTGAATATAGCCTCTGCAAAACACatgcagaaatatttttgcacgGCTTTTAACGTACGTTTTACTGTCAAAAGCATATTGTGAGCTTTGACGTCTTTTGCATTGTATTTGTTTTACAGAGTTGCTTTAATTTGCTGCTAGAGCGCTAtattccaggaaaaaaaaaatctgagtacAAATAcatgtaacttttttttactgGGTGTCGACAACCCACTCAAAATGGATCGTTGAGGTTATACTTGCAATGTAATATTAGGATAATAAGTGAGAATCATTTTAGAACTATTACACAAGTAGCTGCAGTGCCAGATTAAATTTTTCAATACAATGATTCAAACTAAGCAACCCATATTATAGTTATATTCTGTTTTGCAGTGCAATTCTAATTTCAATGTATAATTGTTAAAACTATTCAGAGTCTGGTGGCACATATGTATTTCAGCCCATATTAGTGTGCCAGTGTGATGATTGGGGCCATCTCTCACAGAACAAGGGCACCATGCATTATGGACTGGTGATAGTAGGCCATTCTCTTGGTGCTGGGACTGCTGCAATTCTCTCCTTCCTGCTGAGACCTCAGTATCCCACACTTCACTGCTACTCTTACTCCCCTCCTGGTGGCCTTCTTAggtaagccccccccccattcctttCGCCCATTGTTTTGCACATACACATGTAGACACAATGAAAGAGAATGAAAAtactaatcataataataaattaagaaACATGATACAAATTAACCAGTTCAAATCATacattgtttttgaaaatgttaaaaTCATACGTTGTTTTTTAAAGTTGTTTCAGTAGAATcgttaatttaaaataaaactcaTAATACGGGTTTGGACAAGAATGATGGTACCTTTAACTTAATAATTCATCTTTCAATATTTCAATCTTTTGAGGCAATTACTTAAATTCAGTGAGACTGCTGCACCTCTCAGCAGGTATTCAATTGATCTACTCTTCATAAGCAACCTGCTCCAAGTTTTTTCTGCTCTTTCACAGATGTTCAATGAAATTTAGATCAAGGCTCGTAGAATGCTACCTTAGAATCGTGCAATGTTTGCTCTTAGTCAATCTTGGGTGTTTTTACCTGTGTGCTGACGTCAAGTAGCGGTTAAGATGCAAGACGAGCCAAGGATAGATTTCTCAATTAAACTCAACTTCATTTATATagcactttaaaaacaaccacagcCGTGGTAGAAGTTTGTCTCTCCATGCTGTTATTTGGAAATGCATTTGATTCAATTTGATAAATGTCAATGCGTAATCAGTGTGTTCAACCATTTTCTGCATGATTTATTTCCCTTCTTTTCAACCAGTGAGGATGCCATGGAGTACTCTAAAGAGTTTGTCACCTCTGTAGTATTAGGAAAAGATCTAGTACCAAGGTATCCCCTTCATTTGTGCATTGCAAATCCACTCCTTGGAGTCATGAATTTGTCACAGTCATTTGTGGGTGTTGTCTTCCAGACTGGGCCTGTCACAATTAGAGGGCTTTCGTCGCCATCTGCTTGAAGTTCTACAAAAAAGTAACAAACCAAAGGTACACCTCTTCCTGTATCATCATTGATTTGCAAACATTGTTTCATGTACTGCATAAAGTTCAGAAGCCCCTGCCCAAGACAAAACGTACTATTCCACACAACTGAGATAATGAGTTTGTATTGCCACAGTGGAGGATCATCGTGGGAGGTACTAAATGCGTCCCAAAGTCGGAGCTTCCACTGGAGGAGGAGGATCCTCCGTCTCAGCAAGCAGCACCTCCCAGTCGCCTGTGGCTCCATCCAAGTGACCTCAGCATCGCCCTCTCAGCCTCGACTCCCCTCTACCCTCCTGGTCGCATCATCCACGTGGTGCACAACCATCCTCCAGAAACCTGGTGAGAATGAGAAAGATGATTTCTGATTtgtgcattttttcattttgtgtcatACTTAAGTCCATTCACTGTTtctataatttatttatttattttttcattatacCTCTTTTTTTGTGAATATTATGTAACATTTTCATCTTATCTTCATTCATTCCTCACCAATGTTGACTAGAAAAACAATGATCACTGTCCAGTCAACCTTGACTGTCTTATTGATTACAAAACGgtttctctctcactctctcctgtAGCTGTGGTCAAGAAGAGCCAACGTACTCGGCTCTTTGGGGGGACAACAAGGCCTTCAATGAGGTCATCATTTCGCCTGCCATGCTGAATGAACACATGCCTCACATGGTGATGGAGGGTCTAAACAAGGTCTGTTTTCATCCTCTGCATGCTGATTCAGTTGTCTTTGTTGGTGTGGTGCTGGGATCTCATCAAATTATTGAGTGGAGAGAATCTTCGATGGTCtccaacaaagaaaaaaaaaactttttgagaaTTACTATTACCGCTATTTAAAGTTTGAATGCACTCAAAGACGCAGCATTATTTGAGTATCACATGTGCGTACAGAGCCCAATTTTTATGTAATCATTTTCTATCGAGACTTCTTTGTCTCTTTGAGGGGTACTTTTAATTCAAGACAGATTGATTTATGtgttacaaaaaataaagatgtattAGAATTAATTTACAATATTAGAGATTTTATGTCCAAGCAATCACAGAAATATATCTGACTATAGAgcgtaaaaagaaaaactcgCCATTCATTGGTATGCCCAAAATCACTGATGTGCTTTAAATTCAGTTGAATTGAATGTGTGAATCATCCATTGTTCATCTTCATCTTTCCTGTCATTGTATTTTATTCACATTGCTCTCCTAGCAAAGCATGGGGAGCCTTTCCTTCTCTTCCGGTTGGTTCTATGGTGTCTTCTGGCAATATTTGATACTTTGTCCTGGTATGAAGGTATTGTTTGCATGGGAAGAAACCACTCTGAGAATTTCCCCTATACCTGCGGCGTTAAATATGAGGTGATGGTTGGTTTGGGTGATGGCACATCTGTTTAAAGACTTCTATGGAAGCGTAGCACTATGTGATTGTATGCAAAACCTCTGGTGTGTCTGCAGGTGCTGGAACCAGGTTGTCATATGTCTGAGCAGGCGACTCTGGAAGAGGAGTTTAACATTATTGCCCATGACGCACCGTATGACCACCTATAAAGACCCATTTTGCAATACCTCCCTCACAGAGACTGTCTCTCCCTACCATCTTTTCATCTCCTTTTACGGATGCTATTAATCCCTCTCACCACCAGTCATCAACTCTTTCAGTTGAAGACAATTCATGCATTTCACCACAAACCCAACCAGACTTACATTTCACCATCCGTTGCATAACTGCAATTCCCACTCCTGCATTTTTACCCAATGAGTCCCAAGACAAGAAATACTATCAAGATCGGAAGATCACATAAGCCTTAACAACAAGAGGAAGTCTGTAGTTGCATGGTGTCCAACGTTATGATTGACCTTTTTATCTTTTATGTCTTTGAGCATTAAGGATTCTCATTCAACGTGTGTTTAACAGTGCACGTCAATATACACAgatgtactaggttcatcttgttttttctttttcaattacttctctggttcttctatatcaaacaaatttgttttaggttcatttacctgacatgtttcggcggaatcttccgccttcatcagagtgtcactgatgtgtttgtgacgcgtccatcagctgataaagacgcgtcacaaacacatcagtgacactctgatgaaggcggaagattccgccgaaacatgtcaggtaaatgaacctaaaacaaatttgtttgatatagaagaaccagagaagtaatataCACAGAGCTGCGAAAATGAATGTCAAAATGCTAGTTATTTGAATGAAACCATTTTCTCATAACTCTAACACTGTCAAATTTATCAGTGAGATCATGTTTCTACCATTGAAAGGATCGAGATTATTCAATGAGAAATCTTTGAGTTCTGATGCCTTTGTTTTGCACCTACAAATATGTGGCCAGAGGCAACAACAAGTCTAGGCAAGGTCTCCAGAGGGAGGAAAGAAATTATAGCTGCATTCCAGTGAGCAAATGACTCTTAGAAATTGCAGTTGGAGAAGTGACTCATCTGTACACTACATCAAGCTTATGTAGAGCGTAAAACCCGCTAACAACTTAaattgtgtgtggtttttttttttttttggctccttTCTGTGCCTCTGCTCAAGTGCTGTGACATGGAACTCCCCCACTTCTTCCTGCTaacacattttcttttgtgttcaCAAAGCTTCCATGGTGATGCCTTTTCACACGGACTGTCCCTTCTTCCGCATCTCTTACTTTCTCTCAAGACACTtttctcccttccttccttccgggCAACTGAATTGTCTCAGTACTTTCAAAATTCAGAGTCACACATTTACAATTACTGTTTAAGCTGCTACTACGCCGTCATttcattctcttttttcctgattTGAAACAGCGGCAACCATTTATAAACAGACGAAAGGATGACTATGTTCTACCATGCATCTATTTAGTTATTCTGTCGTCATGTGCATGTACATTAGCGAAGCAGATCTACTGTAACTAAATGGATTGCAGATGTAAACGTTTGTCTCTGCATCAAGTTGTCATTTTGATTTGATCTGCTTTCAGACCGTTTTTGTGCCTTTTTATATTTCTGACCGTGTTGTGCTCTTGGCAGCACAGCAGCAGTCTTCCCATGAGCAAGCCATCGGTAGCAGTGTACAAATGATCCTCCGTTTATTCGCAAACATGCTCCTTGACTGATATTTTACCTCTCATTCAAACCTTTCTTTccatcatttttttattgtgttgtcACATTTGCATGTCCAGTCATTTCTTTGAACCTAATGTGTGTCCAGCATGTGTTCTAACCCATTAAAGCCAaccacaaatgtgtgtgtgtaattgctGTACTCATGTGATTGTCTTGTGTTTTGTAAGTTGCATACCCTAAAATCATATGGACTGCAATTTCCTCTCAAACTATGGAACTTGTGTGAATCTTCCTCAGGCAGCCATGACTTCACTGTGGGTGTTTAATGTCAGTTGGAGTAGGTGTAAGCTCACCTTTAGCTCGCACTTACATTTATCTCAACCACTACGTACTATCACGATAGATGTTTTACAGTATCTGCAGTTATATATAGAAAGATTGCATACACAAACTATCCAGGCAAAGTGGAAATCACTGATTCcactttttgtatttgtttagaAGATCTGTCAACTCTACGAGAACTTATTCCAGGCTCATTGAGCTTAGGATATCATAAAGTACATTATGAATTAATTTTAACAATACTTCATTATAATGGGTCTTGTATTTATTGTGGAGTTACATAAAAATAGTGTTAGTTGAGTGATATCTGATGTTTTTTTGCACTTCCATAATGTGTATCCTTTATGTTCATCCTTGCCTTTTCTCTGACTTAAGTTTAATGGGGTTTTTTTGCCATGCTCCTAGTCACGAGTATACCGCTGTGTTTGTGACAGGTACTGGAGAACTACAACAAGGGAAAAACGGCTCTGCTGTCTGCAGCCAAGATCATGGTGAGCCCGACAGAAGTCGACTTGAACGCTGAGAATGTGTTCATGGCTGCATCTGCGACAGCACAGCAGCCGATGGCTACGACCCACCACCACCGCAGGAACAGTAGTGTTCGGTCAGTATTGAGCACCGGAGTGGATGTGTTGCGGTCTAAAATTATCAGTGTCTCTTATAGCCTGCTGGAAGTGATGTAAAAATTTcaagaatatttatttttgtgagtTGGCAGTTTATTGCTAGTTAATTGGGTTTTTGCCTCATGTTGAATCAATATTTAAATCAATTCCTGTGAaggaatttattttattttgaaaaattgaCTTGTTTCTATACAAGTCGCAGGGTCTCCAGAAATTAAACATTCAATTAAATCTGTTAGTTTTCCGACTTTTTCTATGTAATGTCTACGAGCAAGGCATTTTCTACCACACTCACTAATGGTGCTAATTAAcataaaacgaaacaaaatcCCATGATCATTGAAATGTTTGTGCAGCTTTGTCTTGAAACTGATTTAAATACAATCAAGAGAACAAAATTGAGAAAGGCTCACAGCTAACAACGTATATGGGAGTAAAAATAAgagctaaaaatatttttttctaaaaccaAAGTGACTGTTTGGTCTAGATATTTGAGGAAAAAGCGAATTCCTAGCATATTATCTTATCATGATAGTTTCTGTAAGCACCATAAAGTATGTTTATTTATAATATAACGTATTCTCAAACTGGCATTAAGACTGCTACTAATttccacttttgttttctcaaactTTTAATTCTTGTCTGTTTTGTTtggttaacaaaaaagacaaaaaacattATTACGGTAAGGAAAGCATGTAATCACTTAACCCTTCATAATGTGCATCATTCTCTCATGCACGCTGTCTGACCACAGTGCAGTTACAACGTACGGTAGTATTCAGTTCTCTCCACGTCCCCCTCCGGTTCTGTGTTCTGATAGAAGTAGTAGATGTTGTTATCTCTTCGGCTTTAGAAGCACCCAGTGGGATGCTGACCTCCCCCTGTCAGTGTTTCTCCCTGGTGCTTACTTAATTTGACACGTCATATGGACAAATGTATTGAGACAATTACACCAATAGGAAgtggaaatgtaaataaacaccTTACAGTGTCCCGTGCAAATGTTTGAAATGTCTCTTGGAATTTCTGAATCCAGAAAACCAATAAGAGTCTCTCAAATTCTTTTCTAGTTAGTCATTGTGGTCACTCAAAGGGCCTTTGTTGGAAACACAGAAATGCTCCAAATCTCTCAAGTCTGCTGTAGCGTTTGAAATTCAGGGTCAGTTGGGCAAGTCCCACTCCTCCTTGACCAAGTGTTATGTCCcaagacctttgtccatattGTATATGTTTTAAAACCATCGCCCATTTCCCCTTCTTAAAAGCCTCCCAATTGTCGTTGATATTTTCTTGATGCCAATCTCACCTTGCGAGTCCTACTTCCCTGTCACTCCTATCCTTTCTCATCCTCTCCTCTAGTTCCTGTGCCCAGTCCGAAATATCTCTGGATGGTTTCTCTGAGTGCGCTCCTCCTCCAGTGCCCGTAGTGTTGCGTGGAGCACGGGAGCGCCTGACTGTGGAGCTTAGGGACCGCAAAGCTCCGTTGGCTGTCATGGAAAGCCTGTCAGACGCTGAATCGGTCTACAGCCTGGATTCCAGGCGCTCCTCTGCTGCACTTAGAGGTTCTCCGATGCTTAGTAGCCTCCCGTTCCCTTTGGATGCCCCGATTCCTGAAGAGAATCCGTCTCTCAGCTCTCGGACTGAACTGCTGGCAGCTGACTGCCTCTGCCAGGCCACACCAGAACACATGGGGGAGATCGGGCCTTTCTTTACGCCACTGGACCCCGTGTCTAATCCGGAGTGCTCGATAGAGCTTTCCCCCGCCACGCCTCGCTACAGTGGACATTATTCCCCTCAGCCTTTTGACGCAGAGTCTAATATCTACTCTAAAATTGACCCTGATGTGGAAGAGATGCCGGGTGTCTACAGCCCAGGTAGCACCCCTGACGCTCCCCGCAGTCCACAAATTGCTTCGAGAGCAATGGATCGCGACAAAGAACAGTGGGAGTTTGGCACGGAGACTGGACGGGAAAATTCCCCGCCGCCAACCCACTTATCAAATGGGAACCCCAGCCGAACAGTGCTGGAGTTTGCCCAGTACTTGGACTCTCTATTTAAACTAGATGGCAGCAGTTCACCTCCAATGGATCTGTCTGATGGGGAGTCGGAGTCGGGACGCGGCTCTCTAGGCCACGTGGAGTGTTTGGCAGATGAACCGGATGACAAGCGGCTTCTGGCCAGGGCAACATTGGAGCCCAACTTGGTGCCCAAACCCCCACGCACTTTTGCTGGATCTGCTGACCCCTCTTCGGGCATCTCCTTGTCACCTTCCTTCCCTCTTTCATCATCTGAGGAACTCAATGACCTTTCACCCGGTGAGGGTGCCCCTCCTGCCATCGAATCTCTACGGACCTCTCTCCCTATCCACTGTCCTGAGGAGAACACTCTGTCCTCTATGGTGTAGTCTTCTAACTTCAAACAACTCTAATTGAAGTGACAGACATCCaagatttaaattaaaaaaataattaaaagaatCACATTATGTGCATGCGATGGTCATGGAATGTATGTAGTCACATAAGGACAAAGCTTGACTTGCCGACTCACAAACAATTTCCATTCTTCAGGTGTCCTCCTCCCTCTTAAAGGATGCTTCTAGCATTTTCGCACTATTGCAATGACTACAAAGAAGATACCTCTCTGCATGCCAGGGGGCTGTGCTGCTTTTGGGTGGAAATGAACAACTGTAGCTTCACAAATATcgttccaaaacaatgtcatggTACATTTCAGCATATGTTCATCCCCTGACTTGACTCTACAAAAGAGAGAGTCGTACGTTAACTTTGCAGGGATTCAAAAGCTAACACTGTAGAAGAAGCTATCATCTTAGGTTGGGTTGATGTGCTCTCCTACTTCTTGCACCCTCAGCGCCATATTTTCTTCCTGCATTTTATTTGTCATCGCTCATTCAGGAATGTGAAGTATGTCGGTTCGTAGAAGTGTGAAGACGTGACACAATGTTCCTCAGGTCTATACGGAGTTGGTGTCGAGAAAAAGATGGTGTGGGTGGTTGAAGTCGTGTCTTAAAACATTTGCTGATTGTGACGTTATTACAGACGCTTATGGATGTTTTTAAGCCTTTTTGGTTACTCTTTACAGTGCATGAAAgttcttttgtctttcttttcaaaGAGGGTTTTATCACTAAGCCACTTGGATTGACAATTAGGTAAATCATGTTTGCTTAGTCCCCCTCTTTACTAAATACCTTGATATTGCCAAATGTATTTCTCAGATGTATATGTTCATTGCTTTATTTAAACACAAAGAGCTATGTTTATGTCCCAGCCCTGTCATTCCTATGGAGACTGTTACACACCACAGGGAAAACACCGGCATGGCTTCCCTGTTACCACTGCTCATTTGTGTCAACCTTCAGGCCGCAATAACCACCTCGCTCATAATTTTCTTTCTTACCTAGAGACGGTACCGTTCTCgtggcgtctttttttttttgcagtttcacGAGGACAAATGCTGCCATCATGTCAAAGAAATCCAAACCAGGCTTCTCATCACTTGTTCTCAAGGTGCTCTCAGACATGATGGACATCAGGTGTTTGCTTCCCTTTAATGGAgttcaccccgctcttcctctgGGTTGGACTTCATGGATAAATGAGCCGGTGTCAATTCTACATGTGGCAAACAATCTTCCATATCACCGAGGGTGTAACAGGTGAACGGGTGGTTTACTACTTGTGTTATTTATTACGATAAATGGTTTCACTTTTATTGCTGTATTTGATGGTAATATCTTTAATGCCCTTGCAACAGACTgatgttggtgttttttttttattctttatctTGAATCTTTTTGGGGGGGTATATTTTTTAAGAGGTTTCCCAGAAGTTGTGCATTTATGTGGGAAAGTATTTAACATTCGGCCACGGCACATTTACGAATGTTCCATTGTGATGAGACATTCTGCAGAATGACCGTTGGTGGAATGCCTAGGCTGGAGTCATCAACGCGATCTGCTTGGAACAAGAGTTGTAACTCACAGAACATCTCACATCTTGCCAGTTTACAATCTGTCACTGCACAGGTCATCTTGCCAGCCCCTCTTCCCTCTCACAAATACTCTTGGGTT
Coding sequences:
- the dagla gene encoding diacylglycerol lipase-alpha isoform X2, giving the protein MPGMVMFRRRWSVGSDDLVLPALFLFLLHCIWLVVLSVVLFGLPYGSDQSCSITLVDHGRGYMGILVSCLICESAIIWLSMRGSILYTQPREAVQYVIYIRLAILLVELVYAVVGIAWLVQYYQPCSDVTAKNLALGIVACNWLVILSVCITLMCTFDPTGRTFVKLKATRRRQRNLTTYTLRHRLEEGQTSSWSRRLKFFMCCTRAQDTQSDAYSEVASLFAEFFRDLDIVPSDIIAGLVLLRQTQRSKRSSILDQGNNDILAFLSGMPVTRNTRYLDLKNSTEMGMYKDVCYYMLFALAAYGWPMYLMRKPACGLCLLVSTCPCTSVSGSRLSQSVTVEEDNCCGCNILAIRRQFLDRDLKQVHIVYTSCHDAVYETPFFVAVDHEKKKVVISIRGTLSLKDALTDLSGDSERLPVEEQQGTWLGHKGMVYSAEYIKKKLEQEMILSQAFGRDLNKGTMHYGLVIVGHSLGAGTAAILSFLLRPQYPTLHCYSYSPPGGLLSEDAMEYSKEFVTSVVLGKDLVPRLGLSQLEGFRRHLLEVLQKSNKPKWRIIVGGTKCVPKSELPLEEEDPPSQQAAPPSRLWLHPSDLSIALSASTPLYPPGRIIHVVHNHPPETCCGQEEPTYSALWGDNKAFNEVIISPAMLNEHMPHMVMEGLNKVLENYNKGKTALLSAAKIMVSPTEVDLNAENVFMAASATAQQPMATTHHHRRNSSVRSCAQSEISLDGFSECAPPPVPVVLRGARERLTVELRDRKAPLAVMESLSDAESVYSLDSRRSSAALRGSPMLSSLPFPLDAPIPEENPSLSSRTELLAADCLCQATPEHMGEIGPFFTPLDPVSNPECSIELSPATPRYSGHYSPQPFDAESNIYSKIDPDVEEMPGVYSPGSTPDAPRSPQIASRAMDRDKEQWEFGTETGRENSPPPTHLSNGNPSRTVLEFAQYLDSLFKLDGSSSPPMDLSDGESESGRGSLGHVECLADEPDDKRLLARATLEPNLVPKPPRTFAGSADPSSGISLSPSFPLSSSEELNDLSPGEGAPPAIESLRTSLPIHCPEENTLSSMV
- the dagla gene encoding diacylglycerol lipase-alpha isoform X1, with product MPGMVMFRRRWSVGSDDLVLPALFLFLLHCIWLVVLSVVLFGLPYGSDQSCSITLVDHGRGYMGILVSCLICESAIIWLSMRGSILYTQPREAVQYVIYIRLAILLVELVYAVVGIAWLVQYYQPCSDVTAKNLALGIVACNWLVILSVCITLMCTFDPTGRTFVKLKATRRRQRNLTTYTLRHRLEEGQTSSWSRRLKFFMCCTRAQDTQSDAYSEVASLFAEFFRDLDIVPSDIIAGLVLLRQTQRSKRSSILDQGNNDILAFLSGMPVTRNTRYLDLKNSTEMGMYKDVCYYMLFALAAYGWPMYLMRKPACGLCLLVSTCPCTSVSGSRLSQSVTVEEDNCCGCNILAIRRQFLDRDLKQVHIVYTSCHDAVYETPFFVAVDHEKKKVVISIRGTLSLKDALTDLSGDSERLPVEEQQGTWLGHKGMVYSAEYIKKKLEQEMILSQAFGRDLPILVCQCDDWGHLSQNKGTMHYGLVIVGHSLGAGTAAILSFLLRPQYPTLHCYSYSPPGGLLSEDAMEYSKEFVTSVVLGKDLVPRLGLSQLEGFRRHLLEVLQKSNKPKWRIIVGGTKCVPKSELPLEEEDPPSQQAAPPSRLWLHPSDLSIALSASTPLYPPGRIIHVVHNHPPETCCGQEEPTYSALWGDNKAFNEVIISPAMLNEHMPHMVMEGLNKVLENYNKGKTALLSAAKIMVSPTEVDLNAENVFMAASATAQQPMATTHHHRRNSSVRSCAQSEISLDGFSECAPPPVPVVLRGARERLTVELRDRKAPLAVMESLSDAESVYSLDSRRSSAALRGSPMLSSLPFPLDAPIPEENPSLSSRTELLAADCLCQATPEHMGEIGPFFTPLDPVSNPECSIELSPATPRYSGHYSPQPFDAESNIYSKIDPDVEEMPGVYSPGSTPDAPRSPQIASRAMDRDKEQWEFGTETGRENSPPPTHLSNGNPSRTVLEFAQYLDSLFKLDGSSSPPMDLSDGESESGRGSLGHVECLADEPDDKRLLARATLEPNLVPKPPRTFAGSADPSSGISLSPSFPLSSSEELNDLSPGEGAPPAIESLRTSLPIHCPEENTLSSMV